One window from the genome of Erwinia sorbitola encodes:
- a CDS encoding helix-turn-helix domain-containing protein encodes MTQKVNILTESGADVNSVSLAVAERIKDFRKQKKLTLDELSRRASVSKGMLVEIEKGAANPSIAILCKISAAMGLSVADIVNVAGKPAVHLIEQEDIPVLWIGEKGGTARLLAGTSGPDMVELWRWEMYPGELFSSSGHPAGTFELFHIEEGTLTLQVENAELRINTGCSAVARTDVPHHYTNAGDSKLIFTMTVAERYF; translated from the coding sequence ATGACGCAAAAAGTCAATATATTGACTGAATCAGGCGCTGATGTGAACTCGGTCAGTCTGGCCGTTGCGGAGAGAATTAAAGATTTTCGTAAGCAGAAAAAACTGACACTGGATGAGCTTTCGCGCCGTGCCAGCGTCAGCAAGGGAATGCTGGTGGAAATTGAGAAAGGGGCCGCTAATCCCAGCATTGCGATTCTGTGTAAGATTTCTGCCGCCATGGGGCTGTCGGTGGCGGATATTGTCAATGTTGCAGGTAAACCGGCAGTTCATCTTATTGAGCAGGAAGATATTCCGGTTCTCTGGATAGGTGAAAAGGGCGGCACGGCGCGTCTGCTGGCCGGCACCAGTGGCCCGGATATGGTCGAGCTGTGGCGCTGGGAAATGTATCCCGGCGAGTTGTTTTCCTCCTCCGGCCATCCGGCGGGAACCTTCGAGCTGTTTCATATCGAGGAGGGCACTTTGACGCTTCAGGTGGAGAATGCAGAACTGAGAATCAACACGGGCTGTTCTGCCGTTGCCAGAACCGATGTTCCTCACCACTATACTAACGCAGGCGACAGCAAACTGATCTTTACCATGACGGTTGCAGAGCGCTATTTCTAA